In one window of Camelina sativa cultivar DH55 chromosome 15, Cs, whole genome shotgun sequence DNA:
- the LOC104745435 gene encoding protein cornichon homolog 1, with the protein MAWDLLLWIISFFVSLALVASVFYQVICLTDLEADYLNPFETSTRINRLVIPEFILQGSLCLLFLFTWHWVFFLVALPVTVYHAMLYNERRYLIDVTEVFRTISFEKKLRFTKLGFYIFLFIMVVFRLTLSAVYSFTEDDDLLHLF; encoded by the exons ATGGCTTGGGATTTGCTTTTATGGATAATCTCCTTCTTCGTCAGCTTGGCTCTCGTCGCTTCCGTCTTCTATCAG gttatCTGTTTAACGGATTTAGAAGCTGATTACCTCAACCCTTTTGAAACAAGTACCCGCATCAACCGCTTAGTAATTCCTGAGTTTATCCTCCAAGGGTCACTCtgccttctcttccttttcacATGGCATTGGGTCTTTTTTCTCGTCGCTCTCCCTGTAACAGTCTATCACGCTATGTT ATACAATGAGCGGCGTTATCTCATCGATGTCACTGAAGTATTCCGTACTATTAGCTTTGAAAAGAAGCTCCGGTTTACCAAGCTCGGCTTCTACATCTTTCTCTTCATCATGGTTGTCTTTAG GCTTACTCTCTCGGCGGTCTATAGCTTCACGGAGGACGATGATCTACttcatttgttttga
- the LOC104745438 gene encoding FRIGIDA-like protein 5: MEAKNKLRVAKLKKQRLRKSLLKAKSQASDLLSFTLSWRDLESHFDSIESDLVKRSQEIDSREENLEKWSHVLKSKAKLLVKSAREIASADGFRRLVDENQKKLDRLKREIETEEKKRLQLQKLNHDRKIELKWTREQVNALQKHGMKRAVVHFKEKSYEEMSEELKDKYEEILKKSKSAEKKLRDCTKDLEQKEGELRWVSMRLTKRFVELERETRKVNLEKSNMIMLRKLNEEAERKLQHLNKVLEEKQKEVDSFE; encoded by the coding sequence ATGGAAGCGAAGAATAAGTTAAGAGTCGCCAAGTTGAAGAAACAGCGTCTTCGTAAATCATTGCTCAAGGCCAAGTCTCAAGCCTCTGATCTGTTGTCCTTCACGCTATCATGGAGAGATCTTGAATCTCATTTTGATTCAATTGAATCGGATCTTGTGAAGAGGTCACAAGAGATTGACTCAAGGGAGGAAAATCTGGAGAAGTGGTCACATGTGTTGAAGTCAAAGGCAAAACTTCTGGTGAAAAGTGCTCGGGAGATTGCATCAGCTGATGGATTCAGAAGACTTGTTGACGAAAACCAGAAGAAACTGGATAGGCTAAAGAGAGAGATCGAAACTGAGGAAAAGAAACGTTTACAGCTTCAGAAACTGAACCATGATCGTAAGATTGAACTAAAGTGGACAAGAGAGCAAGTGAATGCGTTGCAGAAGCATGGGATGAAACGCGCCGTTGTACATTTCAAAGAGAAGAGCTACGAGGAGATGTCGGAGGAGCTAAAGGATAAGTACGAGGAGATCTTGAAGAAAAGCAAGTCCGCggagaagaagctgagagaTTGTACCAAAGATCTTGAACAGAAAGAAGGAGAGCTTCGATGGGTGAGTATGCGATTGACAAAGCGTTTTGTGGAACTGGAGCGGGAAACGAGAAAGGTTAACTTGGAAAAGAGCAATATGATTATGTTGCGTAAACTTAATGAGGAAGCAGAAAGGAAGCTGCAACACTTGAACAAAGTACTAGAGGAGAAACAGAAAGAGGTTGATTCGTTTGAGTAG
- the LOC104745436 gene encoding serine/threonine-protein kinase Nek7-like gives MQMEANGDCEEEHKFTLDNYHVVEQVRRGKSASDFVVLHEIEDKMYAMKKICLAKHTDKLKQTAFQEMKLLSSLKNPYIVQFEDSWIDKDNNACIFTAYCEGGNMAYAIKNARGKLFPEERIFKWLAQLLLAVNYLHSNRVVHMDLTCSNIFLPKDDHIQLGNYGLAKLINPEKPVSMVSGIPNSMCPEVLEDQPYGYKSDIWSLGCCMYEITAHQPAFKAPDLAALTNKINRSLISPLPIVYSSTLKQMIKLMLRKKPEYRPTACELLRNPSLQPYLLQCQNLSPIYLPVFPIKSVSPKDKARRNSLPGKFGKERDSREKSEVSRSLENLYPFWTNAETGSSSSSQPASSTNGAEDKLVTKRIDPSCDTLNISESTSHKSDEGLVVPEIAVYSTEKQTEENALPKETENIFSEESQLRDVDVGVVSAQEVICSPPRAIEEPETQEAVPEPKEQQTVSISTSIAHTSTEVPIEKDCLSGSLKDDGSKMVKLTASEMSSVLSKLTKLGPPQSKERADALECLLEKCARLVKQEKYEELAGLLTPFGDDGVSARDTAIWFAKTLLSSDKLNQAT, from the exons ATGCAAATGGAGGCAAATGGAGATTGCGAAGAGGAACATAAGTTCACTCTCGACAACTATCATGTGGTGGAGCAGGTTAGGAGAGGCAAGTCTGCTTCCGATTTCGTGGTTCTTCATGAAATTGAAGACAAAAT GTATGCAATGAAGAAGATCTGCCTTGCTAAACACACTGACAAGTTAAAGCAAACCGCTTTCCAAGAG ATGAAATTGCTCTCAAGTTTAAAGAATCCTTATATCGTGCAGTTTGAAGATTCTTGGATTGACAAG GACAATAACGCCTGCATTTTTACTGCTTACTGTGAGGGAGGGAACAT GGCTTATGCTATTAAGAATGCGAGAGGAAAGTTATTCCCAGAGGAA AGAATCTTTAAATGGTTGGCACAATTATTACTGGCTGTTAACTATTTGCACTCAAACCGTGTAGTTCACATGGATCTAACG TGCTCAAATATCTTCCTACCGAAAGATGATCACATACAGCTTG GTAATTATGGTCTTGCGAAACTTATAAATCCAGAAAAGCCAGTTTCTATG GTTTCGGGTATTCCTAACAGCATGTGCCCTGAGGTATTAGAAGATCAACCCTATGGATACAAATCTGACATATGGTCGCTGG GTTGTTGTATGTATGAAATTACAGCACACCAGCCTGCGTTTAAAGCTCCG GATCTGGCTGCACTTACCAACAAAATAAACAGATCCCTTATATCTCCTCTTCCGATTGTCTACTCCTCTACCTT GAAACAAATGATAAAGCTTATGCTTAGGAAGAAACCAGAGTATCGGCCAACA GCCTGTGAATTGTTAAGGAACCCATCTCTGCAACCGTACCTTCTTCAATGCCAAAACCTGTCGCCTATTTATCTTCCTGTTTTCCCGATAAAGTCAGTAAGCCCTAAAGATAAAGCAAGAAGAAACTCATTGCCTGGGAAGTTTGGGAAGGAAAGAGATTCGAGAGAGAAGAGTGAGGTTTCCCGCAGTCTGGAAAATCTATATCCGTTCTGGACGAATGCAGAGACTGGATCTAGCAGCTCATCACAACCAGCATCATCCACAAATGGTGCAGAAGATAAACTTGTTACAAAAAGAATCGATCCAAGCTGTGACACATTGAATATTTCTGAGTCTACTAGCCATAAGTCGGATGAGGGATTAGTTGTTCCTGAGATTGCAGTTTACTCTACAGAAAAGCAAACCGAAGAAAATGCTCTgccaaaagaaactgaaaatatTTTCTCTGAGGAATCTCAGTTACGTGATGTGGATGTTGGGGTTGTGAGTGCTCAAGAAGTAATATGTTCCCCTCCAAGAGCCATTGAAGAACCTGAAACTCAGGAGGCAGTACCTGAACCAAAGGAACAGCAAACTGTGTCCATTTCTACTAGTATTGCTCATACATCTACTGAAGTTCCTATAGAAAAAGACTGTTTGTCTGGAAGCCTGAAGGACGATGGATCAAAGATGGTGAAACTAACAGCGAGTGAAATGTCATCAGTACTAAGTAAGCTCACAAAACTGGGTCCGCCGCAGAGTAAAGAAAGGGCAGATGCATTAGAGTGTTTGTTAGAGAAATGTGCAAGGCTTGTAAAGCAAGAGAAATATGAAGAACTTGCTGGTTTGCTTACACCATTTGGAGATGATGGTGTCTCGGCTAGGGACACTGCAATTTGGTTCGCAAAGACACTCTTGTCTTCTGACAAACTCAACCAAGCAACCTGA
- the LOC104748150 gene encoding uncharacterized protein At4g02000-like has protein sequence MDDEIKRSDLNSQSHVSDDSLPAPFSQPPRLESPPLNPEEIAAASPYFPHPGIERFQQFAVPIPQSALGKQKSSTGSTSALKPEKEIYSKTPRCFEVGESSKRKSSRPDPKVSYGNQRHKSMGAELGEFHKPPKKRLWWNTYSTAD, from the exons ATGGATGATGAAATCAAAAGGTCTGATCTAAACTCTCAATCTCACGTCTCTGATGATTCCTTACCAGCTCCCTTTTCTCAACCTCCAAGGCTAGAATCCCCTCCGCTCAACCCTGAGGAAATAGCAGCGGCATCCCCTTACTTTCCTCATCCTGGTATCGAAAGATTTCAACAATTTGCTGTTCCAATACCTCAATCGGCCTTAGGCAAGCAGAAATCTTCAACAGGTTCTACTAGTGCCCTTAAGCCTGAAAAAGAAATCTATTCCAAGACTCCAAGATGTTTTGAGGTTGGTGAATCATCAAAGCGCAAAAGTTCACGTCCTGATCCGAAGGTTTCTTATGGGAATCAAAGACACAAGAGTATGGGTGCTGAATTAGGAGAGTTCCATAAACCTCCTAAGAAAAG GTTATGGTGGAATACGTATTCTACAGCAGATTAG
- the LOC104745439 gene encoding uncharacterized protein LOC104745439 isoform X1, producing MEVVELDFKYSDVGVWKEALSSYESRIESLNKPELVSLDKFYRNGLPRLLHDRDPNPYLTTSELSQLMKWKLSRGKWRPRLLDFVSSLDDSVVKSASEKAFKSLPDISKAVKELTVLKGVGPATASAVLAAYAPDIAPFMSDEAMEVALGSSKDYSLKQYLLFVTKLHDKSKELKVKGEWDGPSDIERALWSCTVRAKSQPEKSSSGKKRKR from the exons ATGGAAGTAGTAGAACTAGACTTCAAGTATTCCGATGTTGGAGTTTGGAAAGAGGCTCTATCATCGTACGAGTCCCGAATCGAGTCACTGAACAAACCAGAACTCGTCTCTCTCGACAAATTCTACCGCAACGGACTCCCTCGTCTTCTTCACGACCGAGACCCTAACCCTTACCTCACCACCTCCGAGCTTTCTCAACTCATGAAATGGAAGCTCTCTCGCGGCAAATGGcg GCCGCGTCTGTTGGATTTCGTGTCGTCTCTGGACGATTCAGTGGTGAAATCTGCTTCTGAGAAAGCTTTTAAATCGCTCCCTGACATCTCCAAGGCTGTGAAAGAGCTCACGGTGCTTAAGGGCGTTGGTCCGGCCACCGCCTCCGCTGTTCTTGCTGCTTACGCCCCTGACATTGCACCATTTATGTCCGACGAG GCAATGGAGGTGGCTCTTGGTAGCTCAAAGGATTACTCTTTGAAGCAATACTTGTTGTTTGTAACCAAGCTACATGATAAATCAAAG GAATTAAAGGTGAAGGGAGAGTGGGATGGGCCTTCAGATATCGAACGAGCTCTATGGAGTTGTACTGTGCGTGCAAAGTCACAACCAGAGAAGAGCTCTTCggggaagaaaagaaaacggtAG
- the LOC104745439 gene encoding uncharacterized protein LOC104745439 isoform X2 has translation MEVVELDFKYSDVGVWKEALSSYESRIESLNKPELVSLDKFYRNGLPRLLHDRDPNPYLTTSELSQLMKWKLSRGKWRPRLLDFVSSLDDSVVKSASEKAFKSLPDISKAVKELTVLKGVGPATASAVLAAYAPDIAPFMSDEERQWRWLLVAQRITL, from the exons ATGGAAGTAGTAGAACTAGACTTCAAGTATTCCGATGTTGGAGTTTGGAAAGAGGCTCTATCATCGTACGAGTCCCGAATCGAGTCACTGAACAAACCAGAACTCGTCTCTCTCGACAAATTCTACCGCAACGGACTCCCTCGTCTTCTTCACGACCGAGACCCTAACCCTTACCTCACCACCTCCGAGCTTTCTCAACTCATGAAATGGAAGCTCTCTCGCGGCAAATGGcg GCCGCGTCTGTTGGATTTCGTGTCGTCTCTGGACGATTCAGTGGTGAAATCTGCTTCTGAGAAAGCTTTTAAATCGCTCCCTGACATCTCCAAGGCTGTGAAAGAGCTCACGGTGCTTAAGGGCGTTGGTCCGGCCACCGCCTCCGCTGTTCTTGCTGCTTACGCCCCTGACATTGCACCATTTATGTCCGACGAG GAAAGGCAATGGAGGTGGCTCTTGGTAGCTCAAAGGATTACTCTTTGA
- the LOC104745440 gene encoding serine carboxypeptidase-like 16, with protein MGSWINKLLLLLQLVLLLTKHADSSSIVRYLPGFDGPLPFELETGYIGVGEAEEDQMFYYFIKSERNPEQDPLLLWLSGGPGCSSFTGLIYENGPLGFKVEAYNGSVPTLVSTTYSWTKVANIIYLDQPVGTGFSYSTNPLADIPSDTRSAKRVDEFLRKWLAKHPEYLTNPFYAGGNSYSGKMIPVIVQEISNGNCICCKPQIRLQGYVIGSPVTDSDLDINSRIQFAHRMTLISDELYESLKRSCRGNYVVVDPLNTECLEHIEDYDKCVSGIYENLILAPKCDLTSPDCHSYRSMLSEYWANNETVRRALNVVEGTTGKWERCKWSLQNNKDIKSSVPYHKQNSIEGYRSLIFSGDHDMLTPYVGTHDWIKSLNYSIIDKWRPWMILDQVAGYTTTYANKMTFATVKGGGHTLDYKPEENSILFKRWISGQPL; from the exons atgggtTCCTGGATAAACaagttgctgctgctgcttcaaCTGGTTCTTCTGTTGACTAAGCATGCTGATTCAAGTTCTATCGTCAGATATCTTCCTGGTTTTGATGGCCCTCTTCCCTTCGAGCTCGAAACTGG GTACATTGGTGTTGGAGAGGCAGAGGAAGATCAAATGTTCTACTACTTCATCAAATCTGAGAGAAATCCAGAACAAGACCCTCTTCTTCTCTGGTTAAGTGGAGGACCTGGTTGCTCTTCTTTCACTGGTCTTATTTATGAGAATG gGCCCCTTGGTTTCAAGGTTGAGGCCTACAATGGAAGTGTCCCCACGTTGGTCTCTACTACATATTCATGGACAAAG GTTGCGAATATAATCTATTTGGATCAGCCAGTTGGGACTGGCTTCTCCTACTCAACAAATCCACTAGCTGATATACCAAGTGACACAAGATCAGCTAAGCGGGTCGATGAGTTTCTTCGTAAA TGGCTAGCCAAGCATCCTGAGTATCTCACCAATCCTTTCTATGCCGGCGGAAATTCTTATTCTGGTAAGATGATTCCGGTCATCGTTCAAGAAATCTCAAATG GAAATTGTATATGCTGCAAACCTCAAATAAGGCTTCAG GGCTATGTGATCGGAAGCCCGGTAACAGACTCTGATCTTGATATAAACTCTCGCATTCAATTTGCTCATAGAATGACACTCATCTCTGATGAATTATATGAG TCTTTGAAGAGAAGCTGTAGAGGAAACTATGTTGTCGTAGATCCTCTTAACACAGAATGCTTGGAACACATTGAAGACTATGACAAG TGTGTTTCTGGAATATATGAAAACCTTATTCTAGCACCAAAATGTGACCTTACATCTCCTGATTGCCAT TCGTATCGTTCTATGTTATCTGAATACTGGGCCAATAACGAGACCGTACGCAGAGCACTTAATGTTGTGGAG GGTACTACAGGTAAATGGGAACGATGTAAATGGAGTTTGCAAAACAATAAAGACATAAAAAGCAGCGTACCGTACCATAAGCAGAACAGCATTGAAGGCTATCGATCTCTCATCTTCAG TGGAGATCACGACATGCTAACACCTTACGTTGGAACTCATGACTGGATAAAATCTCTCAACTATTCCATTATTGACAAATGGAGGCCATGGATGATACTCGATCAAGTTGCTGG ATACACAACGACGTATGCTAACAAGATGACATTTGCAACTGTGAAA GGAGGCGGGCACACGTTAGACTATAAACCAGAGGAGAATTCAATCTTGTTCAAGAGGTGGATAAGTGGCCAACCTctttaa
- the LOC104745441 gene encoding serine carboxypeptidase-like 14, which translates to MASRIFKLLLLQLAFVLIQHADSGSTITSLPGFEGPLPFELETGYIGVGEADEDQLFYYFIKSESNPEQDPLLVWLTGGPGCSSFSGLVYENGPLAFKVETYNGSVPTLVSTTYSWTKVANIIYLDQPVCTGFSYSTNPLADIPSDTGSAKRVNEFVRKWLAKHPEYFSNPFYVAGNSYSGKVIPAIVQEISNGNYICCKPQINLQGYVIGNPLTSYDPDRDARIPFAHGMGLISDELFESMKRSCGGNYYNVDPLNTECLKLIEDYHKCVSGIYDELVVAPKCETTSPDCYTYRYMLSEYWANNESVRRALKVVKGSKGKWERCDFSVRCNKDIKSSIPYHMNNSIKGYRSLVISGDHDMTIPFVGTQAWIASLNYSIIEKWRPWMILDQVAGYTKTYANKMTFATVKGGGHTFEYKPEENAILFKRWISGQPL; encoded by the exons ATGGCTTCAAGGATATTCAAGTTGCTGCTTCTCCAGCTTGCGTTTGTGTTGATTCAACATGCTGATTCTGGTTCTACCATCACATCTCTACCTGGTTTTGAAGGCCCTCTTCCCTTCGAGCTCGAAACCGG GTATATTGGTGTCGGAGAGGCAGATGAAGATCAACTGTTCTACTATTTCATCAAGTCTGAGAGTAATCCAGAACAAGATCCTCTTCTTGTATGGTTAACTGGAGGACCTGGCTGCTCTTCTTTCTCTGGTCTTGTTTATGAGAATg gtCCTCTTGCTTTCAAGGTTGAGACTTACAATGGAAGTGTTCCCACGTTGGTTTCTACTACATATTCATGGACTAAG GTTGCGAATATTATCTATTTAGATCAGCCTGTTTGTACTGGCTTTTCCTACTCAACAAATCCACTTGCTGATATACCAAGTGACACAGGATCAGCTAAGCGGGTCAACGAGTTTGTTCGTAAG TGGCTAGCTAAGCATCCTGAGTATTTCTCCAACCCTTTCTATGTCGCCGGAAATTCTTATTCCGGTAAGGTGATCCCTGCCATCGTTCAAGAAATCTCAAAtg GAAATTATATATGCTGCAAACCTCAAATAAATCTTCAG GGCTATGTGATCGGAAACCCGCTAACATCCTATGATCCTGATCGAGACGCTCGCATTCCATTTGCTCATGGAATGGGACTCATATCTGATGAACTCTTTGAG TCGATGAAGAGAAGCTGTGGAGGAAACTACTATAATGTAGATCCTCTGAACACAGAATGCTTGAAACTCATTGAAGATTATCACAAG TGTGTTTCTGGAATATATGATGAACTCGTTGTAGCTCCAAAATGTGAGACAACATCTCCTGATTGTTAT ACGTATAGGTATATGCTATCCGAATATTGGGCTAATAACGAGAGCGTCCGCAGAGCACTCAAAGTTGTGAAG GGGAGTAAAGGGAAATGGGAACGATGTGATTTTAGTGTGCGTTGTAATAAAGACATTAAAAGTAGCATACCATACCATATGAATAACAGCATCAAAGGCTATCGATCTCTCGTCATTAG CGGTGATCACGATATGACAATCCCTTTCGTTGGAACACAAGCATGGATAGCATCTCTCAACTATTCCATTATTGAAAAATGGAGGCCATGGATGATACTCGATCAAGTCGCCgg ATACACCAAGACTTATGCCAATAAGATGACATTTGCCACCGTGAAA GGAGGCGGGCACACGTTCGAGTATAAACCAGAGGAAAATGCAATCCTGTTCAAGAGGTGGATAAGTGGCCAACCTCTTTAA